One genomic region from Ferrimicrobium acidiphilum DSM 19497 encodes:
- a CDS encoding SIR2 family NAD-dependent protein deacylase, producing MNELLQTLDRLQRATIVAFTGAGLSTAAGIPDYRGPEGIWTKNPAASKHSRVSHYRQDPELRAKLWQGRLVNPLYGAQSTPGHHCLESLARAGRLQGVITQNVDGLHRLSTGYHYPLIELHGCIHESRCLSCGDIKPMGEALERVVHGDRDPSCRIPSDSGSCGGVLASNTVTFGEPVPPARIEAAQALIDTTEVVLVLGSTLSVNPAARLVAFALEQGKEVVVVNQGPTRYDDRGVIKIHADCQQFLSELDALVSLPNTSAFAVERLSDWLLAPTTSCAAEHDQR from the coding sequence TTGAACGAATTGCTCCAGACACTAGACAGGCTTCAACGAGCAACGATCGTTGCTTTCACCGGTGCCGGCCTATCAACAGCGGCTGGAATTCCCGACTATCGCGGGCCTGAAGGCATCTGGACCAAGAATCCAGCCGCCTCGAAACACTCTCGGGTCAGCCATTATCGCCAAGATCCAGAGCTGAGGGCGAAACTCTGGCAAGGCCGGCTCGTCAATCCTCTTTATGGTGCTCAATCCACCCCTGGGCACCACTGCCTAGAATCGCTCGCTCGTGCTGGCCGCCTCCAAGGGGTGATCACGCAAAACGTCGATGGCCTTCATCGGCTGAGTACCGGCTACCACTACCCACTGATAGAACTTCACGGCTGCATTCACGAATCCAGATGCCTTAGCTGCGGAGATATCAAGCCGATGGGCGAGGCACTCGAACGTGTCGTTCATGGAGACCGAGACCCAAGTTGTCGCATCCCTTCAGACTCAGGCTCCTGCGGCGGGGTGCTTGCCTCAAACACGGTGACCTTCGGAGAGCCGGTTCCACCGGCAAGGATCGAAGCGGCTCAAGCACTCATCGACACAACAGAGGTGGTGCTTGTCTTAGGGAGCACGCTTTCGGTAAATCCGGCTGCGCGGCTCGTCGCCTTCGCGCTCGAACAAGGTAAGGAGGTCGTCGTCGTCAACCAAGGACCAACCCGCTACGACGACCGAGGAGTGATCAAAATCCACGCCGACTGTCAGCAGTTCCTTTCTGAGCTCGACGCTCTTGTCTCATTGCCCAACACCTCGGCTTTCGCCGTTGAGAGATTATCTGACTGGCTACTTGCACCAACAACTTCGTGTGCTGCTGAGCATGATCAGCGCTAA
- a CDS encoding TIGR03618 family F420-dependent PPOX class oxidoreductase, with protein MASPPTIDFLDTHHHAVLGTYRKDRSIQLSPVLAVRLTPNTIGISSRETAIKTKNLRNNPAAFVCVFPDTFFGDWIQVDGVASVHSLPEAMEELIQYYRLAAGEHDDWEGYRTSMIAERRVLIEITTTRIGPSISG; from the coding sequence ATGGCCTCACCACCCACGATTGACTTTCTCGACACCCACCATCACGCCGTCTTGGGAACCTACCGCAAGGATCGCAGCATCCAACTATCGCCGGTACTCGCCGTTCGACTCACACCAAACACCATAGGGATCTCGTCGCGCGAGACCGCTATCAAGACTAAAAACCTTCGCAACAATCCAGCCGCCTTTGTCTGCGTCTTCCCAGACACTTTCTTTGGCGACTGGATCCAGGTCGACGGGGTCGCCTCGGTTCACTCCCTGCCAGAAGCAATGGAGGAGCTGATTCAGTACTACCGGTTAGCCGCGGGTGAGCATGACGACTGGGAGGGATATCGTACATCGATGATTGCTGAACGTCGCGTTCTCATCGAGATCACCACAACACGAATCGGACCCAGCATCAGCGGTTGA
- a CDS encoding dihydrolipoyl dehydrogenase family protein has protein sequence MRFFDVVLLGAGSAAESIWPHLPGKSVAVVEANRVGGECPFVSCMPSKALLRSAQVRRLVSQAHTLGAVSSALVLDDGAQAFAAAVQRRDRIVARRDDGDNAAELIRSGAVLYRGHGRVQAPGRLIVEDYSGVVEELSYGELVVATGSSPVIPPIPGLDLVPTWVSDEALSSFELPASLAIMGGGAVGCELAQVYATFDVDTTIIEAADHLLPHEDPAVGEVLAEALQRSGVKIRTGAKLARAEPHEVGALLIMDTGAELCASRVLVAVGRQPNVADLGLETLGISPDTHALEVDAQGRVIGVDHLWAVGDVTAIAPFTHTAGYQGRITAANLQGGERRADYRAIPRCVYTDPPVAAVGITANEARSRGLEIREAAMPLNSTARAASDGNDIGILNLIADVRRGILVGASIVGTGADEMIAEAALAIRAEMPISLLVDLVHAFPTYGEAYEPPLRQLLDLDTDDMPMVSGG, from the coding sequence GTGAGGTTTTTTGACGTGGTGCTCTTGGGAGCTGGATCGGCCGCAGAGTCGATTTGGCCCCATCTTCCCGGAAAATCGGTTGCGGTAGTTGAGGCAAATCGTGTTGGGGGAGAGTGCCCGTTCGTCTCCTGTATGCCATCAAAGGCACTTCTTCGATCAGCACAGGTACGCAGATTAGTTTCGCAGGCGCATACGCTCGGGGCGGTATCTTCCGCTTTAGTCCTTGATGATGGCGCTCAGGCATTTGCTGCGGCGGTACAACGAAGAGATCGGATTGTAGCACGTCGCGACGATGGTGACAATGCTGCAGAACTCATCAGATCTGGCGCAGTGCTATACCGAGGGCATGGGCGAGTACAGGCTCCAGGCCGACTGATTGTAGAGGACTACAGTGGTGTTGTTGAAGAGCTTTCCTATGGAGAACTGGTCGTTGCCACAGGGTCTTCACCGGTGATTCCGCCGATCCCAGGACTCGACCTTGTGCCTACCTGGGTGAGTGACGAGGCGTTGAGTTCTTTCGAACTCCCGGCTTCGTTAGCTATCATGGGAGGAGGGGCGGTGGGGTGCGAGCTTGCTCAAGTGTATGCAACATTCGACGTAGATACCACCATTATTGAGGCTGCCGACCATCTCCTTCCTCACGAGGATCCTGCTGTTGGTGAAGTTCTCGCCGAGGCACTTCAAAGATCAGGTGTCAAGATAAGGACGGGTGCAAAGCTAGCCAGAGCTGAACCTCATGAGGTTGGAGCTCTGCTGATTATGGACACGGGCGCCGAACTTTGTGCATCTCGAGTCCTCGTTGCTGTTGGTCGTCAGCCAAATGTCGCTGATCTTGGCCTCGAGACGCTCGGTATAAGCCCAGATACCCATGCGTTGGAGGTAGATGCTCAAGGTAGGGTCATAGGTGTTGACCATCTTTGGGCCGTCGGAGATGTCACTGCGATTGCACCCTTCACTCATACGGCAGGCTATCAAGGACGAATAACAGCGGCGAATCTGCAGGGTGGTGAACGGCGGGCGGACTATCGGGCGATTCCTCGCTGTGTATATACGGATCCTCCGGTTGCGGCGGTCGGGATCACGGCCAATGAAGCACGCTCACGAGGGTTAGAGATTCGCGAAGCAGCGATGCCGCTCAACTCCACGGCTCGGGCGGCTTCAGACGGGAACGATATCGGTATCTTGAATCTGATAGCGGATGTACGTCGGGGCATACTCGTGGGTGCGTCGATTGTCGGGACTGGTGCGGATGAGATGATTGCAGAGGCGGCGTTGGCGATTCGAGCCGAGATGCCGATCTCACTTCTCGTAGATCTAGTGCATGCCTTTCCGACCTATGGGGAGGCTTACGAACCTCCGTTACGGCAACTCTTAGATCTCGATACTGATGACATGCCAATGGTTTCTGGCGGATAG
- a CDS encoding HsdM family class I SAM-dependent methyltransferase, whose amino-acid sequence MNGEVRHRDSGGQPTFGERANGMFFTPLDVAMRLITGFFDEYTLDVHRVLDLAAGAGSLLLAADRVLPGPLTLVGVEQDAMVAECCRNDLADRMHASSDLAIFQGDGLDPEINTRLSHQFDRFDLVVGNPPFLSPRLRSLRYEGSNGVEWSKLRHSYPDITRATTDLSAYFVARAFGHLRVGGVCAMIVPISFLSSDGASQVRRVIEGQGEVLKVDRLPDDAFAASVATVCLWVRRSSEQTTRPNSDGMSWGSWIAESPRLELPPSLRVKDLARVTAGFRDEFYQVAAQVEEADNPPVVLADQGWHRVLTVGHLGWREPLWGHRPVRIGGRALLHPVVSSAALSSMKSAMRALLIPKLVIAPQKRVVAPWIDYEGSVVPLTPVISVLAADSSGLSLSLLAAALASPVAAAFLEHRCAGTALSAKALKFSARDVGEVPLPLNREAWERAGHLWPAWRAGRLWPYLDAIRDAYSVETSVWSELLDWWLPRIGQVVE is encoded by the coding sequence TTGAATGGTGAGGTCCGCCACCGAGACTCCGGTGGCCAGCCCACCTTCGGTGAACGGGCCAATGGCATGTTCTTCACCCCGTTGGACGTTGCTATGCGGTTGATTACTGGCTTTTTCGATGAGTACACTCTCGATGTCCATCGGGTACTTGATTTGGCTGCGGGTGCTGGTTCTTTGCTCCTTGCTGCCGATCGAGTGTTACCCGGACCTCTCACGCTGGTAGGCGTTGAGCAAGATGCAATGGTAGCGGAGTGTTGCCGTAATGATCTGGCCGATCGGATGCATGCAAGCAGCGATCTGGCTATCTTCCAAGGTGACGGTCTCGACCCTGAAATCAACACACGCCTTTCACACCAGTTTGACCGCTTCGATTTGGTAGTTGGCAATCCACCATTCTTGAGTCCAAGATTGCGTTCGCTTCGCTACGAGGGTAGCAACGGAGTGGAGTGGAGTAAGCTTCGTCACTCATACCCTGATATCACAAGGGCGACCACCGATCTCTCTGCTTACTTCGTCGCTCGAGCCTTTGGACATCTGCGTGTGGGCGGGGTGTGTGCGATGATAGTTCCGATCTCCTTTCTATCCTCAGACGGTGCCTCGCAAGTCCGACGGGTCATTGAAGGACAAGGTGAGGTTCTAAAAGTTGATCGCTTGCCAGATGATGCCTTTGCTGCATCGGTGGCTACGGTATGTCTTTGGGTTCGTAGATCGAGCGAGCAGACAACCCGACCGAACTCTGACGGCATGAGTTGGGGATCATGGATCGCCGAATCGCCGCGGCTGGAACTTCCACCGTCGTTGCGAGTCAAGGATTTAGCGAGAGTGACTGCCGGCTTTCGTGATGAGTTCTATCAAGTGGCAGCCCAGGTTGAGGAAGCAGACAATCCCCCAGTGGTGTTGGCTGATCAAGGGTGGCATCGAGTGTTAACTGTTGGACACCTGGGTTGGCGAGAACCGCTATGGGGACACCGCCCTGTACGGATAGGCGGGCGTGCTCTCCTCCATCCGGTGGTATCGTCAGCTGCGCTATCGTCGATGAAAAGTGCTATGCGTGCACTCTTGATTCCAAAGCTTGTTATTGCACCGCAGAAACGAGTCGTCGCGCCGTGGATAGATTATGAGGGCTCGGTTGTACCTTTAACTCCGGTGATCTCTGTCCTCGCAGCAGACAGTTCAGGGTTGTCACTATCACTGTTGGCAGCGGCACTCGCTTCGCCGGTTGCTGCCGCCTTTCTTGAACATCGCTGTGCAGGTACCGCGTTGAGTGCAAAGGCACTGAAGTTCTCTGCGAGGGACGTGGGTGAGGTACCGTTGCCTTTGAACCGAGAGGCTTGGGAACGGGCGGGTCATCTCTGGCCAGCCTGGAGAGCGGGAAGGCTGTGGCCTTACCTGGATGCGATACGCGATGCCTACTCAGTTGAGACATCGGTTTGGAGTGAGTTGCTCGATTGGTGGCTACCGCGCATTGGCCAAGTCGTGGAGTGA
- a CDS encoding MFS transporter, whose translation MTKAANSGSWLEVLQTKDLSLIFTARVAMSISRAIAGIAVPIYLATLGFNGFELGILYLTVALVAAGMSSGIGFATNKVGAKSFMIIVPALVAVAGVVYAFSSDTAVLFIFAALASFGRGAGAGAGMVGPYQPAESQLIVNSINPSNRNRAFSLVSLASTAGALIGTGLAAISGHQHVARAVAIAVFRPSMLIAAVAALIASVIAMFLSNHPSQASHPAEHKQAKVFAFPERSRWLLYRLWVTNTLNGAAVGMFGPFVTYWLYIRYHANEVSIGELYLVVNIITLGSGLIAPKLAHRFGTVRITSWLRIAQGLLLIPLALSPTFVIAGIIYTIRMFAQRVALPLRQSYVLAMADPSEQARVAALSNLPSQIVMAASPTLTGYLLDDVSLSLPFEIASIIQTASAFAYYLFFRNAAPPEEVARREAALADDIVVPEDENPTTQ comes from the coding sequence TTGACGAAGGCAGCAAACTCTGGCTCTTGGTTGGAGGTACTCCAAACCAAAGATCTGTCTTTGATTTTTACGGCTCGAGTGGCTATGAGCATTTCAAGGGCGATCGCCGGCATTGCGGTGCCTATATACCTCGCTACCCTCGGCTTCAATGGGTTCGAACTCGGAATCCTCTATCTCACTGTTGCCCTGGTCGCTGCAGGCATGTCCTCTGGCATCGGCTTTGCCACCAACAAGGTCGGCGCCAAATCCTTTATGATCATCGTCCCCGCCTTGGTGGCTGTGGCAGGTGTCGTCTATGCCTTCTCCAGCGATACGGCAGTCCTATTCATCTTTGCCGCTCTGGCGAGCTTTGGACGTGGAGCCGGTGCCGGTGCCGGCATGGTGGGACCCTACCAACCCGCCGAGTCACAGCTCATCGTCAACTCGATCAACCCATCTAACCGGAATAGAGCATTCTCGCTCGTGTCGTTGGCCTCGACGGCTGGAGCACTCATCGGCACCGGACTTGCGGCCATCTCAGGCCACCAGCATGTGGCACGAGCGGTAGCAATCGCAGTATTTCGCCCAAGCATGCTCATCGCCGCAGTTGCAGCATTAATTGCAAGCGTCATTGCAATGTTTCTCTCGAATCATCCCTCTCAAGCTTCTCATCCAGCCGAGCACAAGCAAGCGAAGGTGTTTGCCTTTCCCGAACGATCACGATGGCTGCTCTATCGGCTGTGGGTAACCAACACGCTCAACGGAGCCGCAGTTGGGATGTTTGGTCCATTCGTCACCTATTGGCTCTATATCCGCTACCACGCCAACGAGGTCAGCATAGGTGAGCTATATCTGGTCGTGAATATCATCACCCTAGGATCGGGGCTGATCGCCCCTAAACTGGCGCACCGCTTTGGCACTGTACGAATCACCTCGTGGCTCCGCATCGCCCAGGGGCTACTCTTGATTCCGCTAGCGCTCTCCCCCACCTTCGTCATCGCTGGCATCATCTACACGATCCGGATGTTCGCCCAACGAGTGGCTCTCCCCTTGCGACAGTCCTACGTGCTCGCCATGGCCGATCCCTCGGAGCAGGCTCGGGTCGCGGCACTGTCAAATCTCCCATCTCAGATCGTGATGGCGGCATCTCCCACCCTGACCGGCTACCTCCTAGACGACGTAAGTCTGTCGCTACCGTTTGAGATAGCGAGCATCATCCAAACGGCTTCAGCCTTCGCCTATTACCTCTTCTTCCGGAATGCGGCACCCCCAGAAGAGGTCGCACGCCGTGAGGCTGCCTTAGCTGATGATATAGTTGTGCCTGAGGACGAAAACCCGACAACCCAATAG
- a CDS encoding G1 family glutamic endopeptidase → MVRKARPIVAIVLLAASLSVMMTVHASTRLPRARLSSSHYGYVLAGAGGATYSFGSTNYGSTYSDGLTGLTGAHPLSAPVVAIATDPAGGYWMAAKDGGVFNFGNAAFHGSTYSYGITGLGGSHPLSAPIVGMAATPGGNGYWLAGADGGVFDFGTASFLGSEGGKSIPAPIVGIGGMAAKFSITTTSLPNATSNQAYSTTLSAAGGAGTNTWSATGLPAGLSMSPSGVISGMPGNAGTASVVVTVTDQGGQVATARLTLTTNPQLATSVSPNWSGYIVQNGAFNGVSATFNVAGLTSPQPSVCNTGSSGSLSPNCATAEWVGVDGANNADLIQAGVVEVPVVGTSSYCIQPWWEILPAPPTYFTNSCNAVAAGDSVSVDVYETTTANLWEIQIKDNTNGLSYSTQQSYAGPGASAEWIVEAPTSSQGIMTLSPYTPVTFTNPSYSLAPLGGVDQQTAVVMVQNGSEVSAPIKSTSNSFTVAYQ, encoded by the coding sequence GTGGTTCGTAAAGCTAGGCCGATAGTAGCAATCGTCTTGTTGGCCGCCTCCCTTAGCGTCATGATGACGGTACATGCATCAACACGGCTCCCGAGGGCGCGTCTTAGCTCCTCCCATTATGGATATGTGCTCGCAGGTGCTGGTGGCGCGACCTATAGTTTCGGATCCACAAACTATGGATCTACATACTCCGACGGGCTTACTGGCCTTACCGGAGCTCACCCGTTGAGCGCGCCGGTTGTCGCGATAGCCACAGACCCAGCAGGTGGCTATTGGATGGCAGCCAAGGACGGAGGGGTATTCAATTTCGGGAACGCAGCTTTTCATGGATCCACCTACAGCTACGGTATCACCGGCCTGGGAGGATCGCACCCCTTGAGCGCCCCAATCGTCGGCATGGCCGCGACCCCTGGTGGCAATGGTTATTGGTTGGCCGGAGCTGACGGAGGTGTATTTGACTTTGGAACTGCTTCGTTCCTTGGTTCTGAGGGGGGTAAGAGCATACCCGCCCCAATCGTCGGTATTGGAGGTATGGCTGCCAAGTTCTCAATTACCACGACGTCACTCCCAAACGCCACTTCGAACCAGGCCTACAGCACCACCCTCAGTGCTGCAGGAGGAGCTGGTACTAACACTTGGTCTGCTACTGGATTGCCCGCTGGCCTATCAATGTCACCCTCTGGAGTAATCAGTGGGATGCCGGGCAATGCGGGCACTGCCTCAGTGGTGGTCACGGTGACTGACCAAGGTGGTCAAGTGGCAACTGCTCGTCTCACGCTGACCACGAATCCCCAGTTGGCCACCTCTGTCTCCCCAAACTGGTCGGGCTATATCGTACAGAACGGCGCCTTTAATGGGGTGAGTGCCACCTTTAACGTGGCGGGGTTGACGAGTCCCCAGCCTTCGGTGTGTAATACAGGTAGTAGTGGTTCACTCAGTCCTAACTGCGCCACGGCAGAGTGGGTAGGGGTGGATGGTGCCAACAACGCTGACCTCATCCAGGCTGGCGTTGTAGAGGTGCCGGTAGTCGGCACCAGCAGCTACTGCATCCAGCCTTGGTGGGAGATCCTTCCAGCTCCGCCGACCTACTTTACCAATAGTTGTAATGCGGTGGCTGCCGGCGATAGCGTCTCTGTCGATGTCTACGAAACAACTACCGCGAACCTTTGGGAGATACAGATTAAAGATAACACCAACGGGCTGTCGTATTCAACTCAACAATCCTATGCTGGTCCAGGCGCCTCAGCCGAGTGGATAGTAGAGGCTCCGACTTCGAGCCAAGGGATAATGACATTGTCGCCTTACACTCCGGTCACATTTACGAACCCAAGCTACTCTCTGGCTCCATTGGGTGGGGTCGATCAACAGACGGCTGTGGTCATGGTTCAAAACGGGAGTGAGGTTTCGGCTCCGATCAAGAGTACGAGCAACTCATTCACGGTGGCCTATCAGTAG